A single window of Lysobacter oculi DNA harbors:
- the queC gene encoding 7-cyano-7-deazaguanine synthase QueC, which produces MNAPLKRAVVLVSGGMDSAVVAAIARAEGFEVYALSVAYGQRHLSELAAAQRVAAMTGAAQHKTVDVDLRAIGGSALTDDIDVPTDDDGHELGGDTIPSTYVPARNTIMLSVALGWAEVLGAKEIFCGVNAVDYSGYPDCRPAFIEAFDRLANLATKAGVEEGGLRVRAPLMRMSKADIVREGVRLGVDFSQTVSCYQADDDGRACGHCDACRLRAQGFAEAGIADNTRYIG; this is translated from the coding sequence ATGAACGCGCCGCTGAAACGCGCGGTGGTGCTGGTTTCGGGTGGCATGGATTCGGCGGTGGTCGCCGCCATCGCGCGTGCCGAAGGTTTCGAGGTGTACGCGCTGAGCGTCGCCTACGGCCAGCGCCATCTGTCCGAGCTCGCCGCCGCACAGCGCGTCGCCGCGATGACCGGCGCCGCGCAGCACAAGACGGTGGACGTGGACCTGCGCGCGATCGGCGGCTCGGCGCTGACCGACGACATTGATGTCCCCACCGACGACGACGGCCACGAACTCGGGGGCGACACCATCCCCTCCACCTATGTGCCGGCGCGCAACACCATCATGCTGTCGGTCGCGCTGGGCTGGGCCGAGGTGCTGGGCGCGAAGGAGATCTTCTGCGGCGTCAACGCGGTCGATTACTCCGGCTACCCGGATTGCCGCCCGGCCTTCATCGAGGCCTTCGACCGGCTCGCCAACCTGGCCACCAAGGCCGGCGTGGAAGAAGGTGGCCTGCGCGTGCGTGCGCCGCTGATGCGGATGAGCAAGGCCGACATCGTGCGCGAAGGCGTGCGCCTGGGCGTGGATTTCTCGCAGACGGTGAGCTGCTACCAGGCCGACGACGACGGCCGCGCCTGCGGCCATTGCGATGCATGCCGGCTGCGCGCGCAGGGTTTTGCCGAAGCCGGCATCGCCGACAACACCCGGTACATCGGTTAG
- the queE gene encoding 7-carboxy-7-deazaguanine synthase QueE, which translates to MDIEEAASATRAERLRITEIFCSLQGEARAAGWPTVFVRLTGCPLRCGYCDTAYAFHGGEWRDIEAIVDEVKSHGVRHVCVTGGEPLAQKRCIALLKHLCDAGFEVSLETSGALDIGEVDPRVSRVVDIKTPGSGEAARNHWDNLPLLTRHDQLKFVICSRDDYEWAKGVLQSQQLDARCEVLFSPSYTQVAPRDLAEWIIADRLPVRFQTQLHKQLWGEEQGR; encoded by the coding sequence ATGGATATTGAAGAAGCCGCCTCCGCCACCCGCGCGGAGCGCCTGCGCATCACCGAAATCTTCTGTTCGCTGCAGGGCGAGGCCCGCGCGGCCGGCTGGCCGACCGTGTTCGTGCGCCTGACCGGCTGCCCGCTGCGCTGCGGCTACTGCGACACCGCCTACGCCTTCCACGGCGGCGAGTGGCGCGACATCGAGGCCATCGTCGATGAAGTCAAAAGCCACGGCGTGCGCCACGTCTGTGTGACCGGCGGCGAGCCGCTGGCGCAGAAGCGCTGCATCGCCCTGTTGAAGCATTTGTGCGATGCCGGCTTCGAGGTGTCGCTGGAAACCTCCGGCGCACTCGACATCGGGGAAGTCGATCCGCGCGTCAGCCGCGTGGTGGACATCAAGACGCCGGGCTCCGGCGAGGCCGCGCGCAACCACTGGGACAACCTGCCGCTGCTGACGCGGCACGACCAGCTGAAGTTCGTCATCTGCTCGCGCGACGACTACGAGTGGGCGAAGGGCGTGCTGCAGTCGCAACAGCTCGACGCGCGCTGCGAGGTGCTGTTCTCGCCCAGCTACACGCAGGTGGCGCCGCGTGACCTGGCCGAGTGGATCATCGCCGACCGGCTGCCGGTGCGCTTCCAGACCCAGCTGCACAAGCAGCTGTGGGGCGAGGAGCAGGGCCGATGA
- the ybgF gene encoding tol-pal system protein YbgF, translating into MKAHSLLWMPVLALAMLAPADASAQRRQGIADRVAALEQQANAPSPTLELLKQIEDMRAEIATLRSQVEELQHQNEEAARSARTQYLDVDTRLQRLEAANQPPPVVLDPAGAAVDAVPADATTPARPAPAGAGEKSTYDAALNALKAGEYVDSARQFADFLTKYPSGPYAPNALYWLGESYYVTENYPLAIEQFQALVKRYPTHDKTPGGLLKLGLSQLGMKQEAEGRKTLEAVVAQYPGSDAARTAQQRLKPATPKPAAAKPAAKK; encoded by the coding sequence ATGAAAGCGCATTCCCTGCTGTGGATGCCGGTACTGGCGCTGGCGATGCTGGCGCCTGCCGATGCCTCGGCCCAGCGCCGGCAGGGCATCGCCGACCGCGTGGCCGCGCTCGAACAGCAGGCGAATGCGCCTTCGCCCACGCTTGAGCTGCTCAAGCAGATCGAGGACATGCGCGCGGAGATCGCCACCCTGCGTTCGCAGGTGGAAGAGCTGCAGCACCAGAACGAGGAAGCCGCGCGTTCGGCCCGCACCCAGTATCTGGATGTCGATACCCGACTGCAGCGGCTGGAGGCGGCCAACCAGCCGCCGCCGGTGGTGCTGGATCCGGCCGGCGCAGCGGTCGATGCCGTGCCCGCCGATGCCACCACGCCGGCCAGGCCGGCGCCCGCCGGTGCCGGCGAAAAGTCCACCTACGATGCGGCGCTCAACGCGCTCAAGGCCGGCGAGTACGTGGATTCGGCGCGCCAGTTCGCCGACTTCCTCACCAAGTACCCGAGCGGCCCGTACGCGCCGAACGCGCTGTACTGGCTGGGCGAGAGCTATTACGTCACCGAGAACTACCCGCTCGCCATCGAGCAGTTCCAGGCGCTGGTGAAGCGTTACCCGACGCACGACAAGACGCCGGGCGGCCTGCTCAAGCTCGGGCTGTCGCAGCTCGGCATGAAGCAGGAAGCGGAAGGCCGCAAGACGCTGGAAGCGGTGGTCGCGCAATACCCGGGCAGCGATGCCGCCCGCACCGCGCAGCAACGCCTGAAACCGGCCACGCCCAAGCCGGCCGCCGCCAAGCCCGCCGCGAAGAAATAG
- the pal gene encoding peptidoglycan-associated lipoprotein Pal: protein MHPIPRLVIAAMLCTSVIACSKKVKETPPPPATDTGTGTTTGTGDTAPYTPKPGAYTAADLERDACLRTRAFYFDLDRDNVKPEFQNAILCHAKYLRDRPMARLTLEGNTDERGSQEYNLGLGERRANSVAQALQAQGASSGQITVVSYGEERPECRESSEGCWSKNRRADLNYTVP, encoded by the coding sequence ATGCATCCGATTCCCCGCCTCGTCATCGCCGCGATGCTCTGCACGAGCGTCATCGCCTGCTCCAAGAAGGTGAAAGAAACCCCGCCGCCGCCGGCCACCGACACCGGCACGGGCACCACCACCGGCACCGGCGACACCGCGCCCTACACGCCCAAGCCCGGCGCCTACACCGCCGCCGACCTGGAGCGCGACGCCTGCCTGCGCACGCGCGCCTTCTACTTCGACCTGGACCGCGACAACGTCAAGCCGGAGTTCCAGAACGCCATCCTCTGCCACGCCAAGTACCTGCGTGACCGCCCGATGGCCCGCCTGACGCTGGAAGGCAATACCGACGAACGCGGCAGCCAGGAATACAACCTGGGCCTGGGCGAGCGCCGTGCCAATTCGGTGGCGCAGGCGCTGCAGGCGCAGGGCGCGTCCAGCGGCCAGATCACCGTGGTCAGCTACGGCGAGGAACGCCCGGAGTGCCGCGAGTCGAGCGAAGGGTGCTGGTCGAAGAACCGTCGCGCCGACCTCAACTACACCGTGCCCTGA
- the tolB gene encoding Tol-Pal system beta propeller repeat protein TolB: MATSFLNRILFAAFFLLFAGFAQAQQAEVDLVGGRDAATPIAVVPFGGAQGAEIAGIIRADLARSGQFRPLPEGDMAERPTAAGEVNYPFWRTLGQDWLLVGRVTGDLTVQYELFDVAGQQRVIGLVKSGPGSALRDIAHQIADEVYEKVTGVRGAFWTRVAYVSVNGLGKKAQFSIMVADADGHGARSVASANAPLMSPTWSPDGRKLAYVSFESGNSAIYVQDLGSGQRERVAGFAGINSAPSFSPDGSRLAMTLSKSGNPEIYVMDLGSKSLTQVTQQSGIDTAAVWSADGRSLYFTSDRGGRPQIYRASAGGGGATRVSFEGGYNADASVSGDGKKIAVVQGGGNSYRIALMDSSLGGARWSLVSPGSLDESPSLAPNAGMIVYAGRDGGRGALYVVSADGRVRERLPASGGDLRDPAWSPYRQAR; the protein is encoded by the coding sequence ATGGCCACCAGCTTCCTGAACCGCATCCTGTTTGCCGCGTTTTTCCTGCTGTTTGCCGGCTTCGCGCAGGCCCAGCAGGCCGAGGTCGATCTCGTCGGTGGCCGCGACGCCGCCACCCCCATCGCCGTGGTGCCCTTCGGTGGCGCGCAGGGCGCCGAGATCGCCGGCATCATCCGCGCCGACCTGGCGCGTTCCGGCCAGTTCCGCCCGTTGCCGGAAGGCGACATGGCCGAGCGCCCGACCGCGGCCGGCGAGGTGAATTACCCGTTCTGGCGCACCCTCGGCCAGGACTGGCTGCTGGTCGGCCGGGTCACCGGCGACCTGACCGTGCAGTACGAACTGTTCGATGTCGCGGGCCAGCAGCGCGTCATCGGGCTGGTGAAGAGCGGCCCGGGCAGCGCGCTCCGCGACATCGCCCACCAGATCGCCGACGAGGTCTACGAGAAGGTGACCGGCGTGCGCGGCGCGTTCTGGACCCGCGTCGCCTATGTCAGCGTGAACGGGCTGGGCAAGAAGGCGCAGTTCTCGATCATGGTGGCCGATGCCGATGGCCATGGCGCCCGCAGCGTGGCCAGCGCCAATGCGCCGCTGATGTCGCCAACCTGGAGCCCGGATGGCCGCAAGCTCGCCTACGTCAGCTTCGAGAGCGGCAACTCGGCGATCTACGTGCAGGACCTGGGCAGCGGCCAGCGCGAACGCGTGGCCGGGTTTGCCGGCATCAACAGCGCGCCGTCGTTCTCGCCCGACGGCAGCCGGCTGGCGATGACCCTGTCGAAGAGCGGCAACCCCGAAATCTATGTCATGGACCTGGGCAGCAAGTCACTGACGCAGGTGACCCAGCAGTCCGGCATCGACACCGCGGCGGTCTGGAGCGCGGATGGCCGCAGCCTCTACTTCACCTCCGACCGCGGCGGCCGCCCGCAGATCTACCGCGCCTCGGCCGGTGGCGGCGGCGCGACCCGCGTGAGCTTCGAAGGTGGCTACAACGCCGATGCCAGCGTCTCCGGCGACGGCAAGAAGATCGCGGTGGTGCAGGGTGGCGGCAACAGCTACCGCATCGCGCTGATGGATTCGAGCCTGGGCGGCGCGCGCTGGAGCCTGGTGTCGCCGGGTTCGCTCGACGAATCGCCCAGCCTGGCGCCGAACGCCGGCATGATCGTCTACGCCGGGCGCGATGGCGGCCGCGGCGCGCTGTACGTGGTGTCCGCCGATGGCCGCGTCCGCGAGCGCCTGCCGGCCAGCGGCGGCGATCTGCGCGACCCGGCGTGGTCGCCGTACCGCCAGGCGCGCTGA
- the tolA gene encoding cell envelope integrity protein TolA, whose product MRETRADNVQSLGLAVLLHLLLFALVFIGLRWTRENAEPAGGGPAVEAEMVDAGDLSSKMKNALAERIASADAPEPVAEPAPAEPLPQALEETPPPPQPLPEPEPQEALTKPQPTPPAPVAKPDTRDQDEARRDAINRETREREQEALRRERQIELQKEQQLKAAEEKKRLAAQQQAEADAKAKAAAKAQVDAKTKAEADAKAKRAASLAAQRAQQLADAKARAGAAAASNPGPASGAGQGKDTRGEWLDLVSAEIEKKWRRPDEIPRGQRCRIRIKLLPGGEVLSAEVQSDCPYSEQNQRTVEAAVKKASPLPLKGNEDLRIRDFVVNFYPSR is encoded by the coding sequence ATGAGGGAAACCCGCGCCGACAACGTGCAGTCGCTGGGCCTCGCCGTGCTGCTGCACCTGCTGCTGTTCGCGCTGGTGTTCATCGGCCTGCGCTGGACCCGCGAAAACGCCGAGCCCGCCGGCGGCGGACCGGCCGTGGAGGCGGAGATGGTCGATGCCGGCGACCTGTCATCGAAAATGAAAAACGCACTGGCCGAACGCATCGCGTCCGCCGATGCGCCGGAACCGGTGGCCGAGCCCGCGCCGGCCGAACCGCTGCCGCAGGCGCTGGAGGAAACGCCGCCGCCTCCGCAGCCGCTGCCCGAACCCGAACCGCAGGAAGCGCTGACCAAGCCGCAGCCGACGCCGCCCGCACCCGTCGCCAAGCCCGACACCCGCGACCAGGACGAAGCCCGCCGCGACGCGATCAACCGCGAGACCCGCGAGCGCGAGCAGGAAGCGCTGCGCCGGGAACGCCAGATCGAGCTGCAGAAAGAACAGCAGCTGAAAGCCGCCGAGGAAAAGAAGCGGCTCGCCGCCCAGCAGCAGGCCGAAGCCGACGCGAAGGCCAAGGCCGCCGCCAAGGCGCAGGTGGACGCCAAAACGAAAGCCGAGGCCGACGCCAAGGCCAAGCGCGCCGCCTCGCTGGCGGCCCAGCGCGCCCAGCAGCTGGCCGATGCCAAGGCAAGGGCCGGGGCCGCCGCCGCCTCCAACCCCGGGCCGGCGAGCGGCGCGGGGCAGGGCAAGGACACCCGCGGTGAATGGCTGGATCTGGTTTCCGCCGAAATCGAGAAAAAGTGGCGGCGCCCTGATGAAATCCCTCGCGGCCAACGCTGCCGCATCCGGATCAAGCTGCTGCCGGGTGGCGAAGTGCTCTCCGCTGAGGTGCAGTCCGACTGCCCCTACAGCGAGCAGAACCAACGCACGGTGGAGGCGGCGGTGAAGAAGGCCAGCCCGCTGCCACTCAAGGGCAACGAAGACCTGCGGATTCGCGACTTCGTGGTCAATTTCTACCCGTCACGTTGA
- the tolR gene encoding protein TolR, translating into MSIRRHKKRKLKAEINVVPYIDVMLVLLIIFMVTAPLLNLGVDIDLPQSTAKSIQDRKDPVVVSVDRGGRLFLTLQGDANREVSQQEMVAKVKAFVSQRPDVPVYVAGDANAPYQTVYDVLSTLQTEAGVTRAGLMSTPVERAAK; encoded by the coding sequence ATGAGCATCCGCCGCCACAAGAAGCGCAAGCTCAAGGCCGAGATCAACGTCGTGCCCTACATCGACGTGATGCTGGTGCTGCTGATCATCTTCATGGTCACCGCGCCGCTGCTGAACTTGGGCGTCGACATCGACCTGCCGCAGTCCACCGCCAAGTCGATCCAGGACAGGAAGGATCCGGTGGTGGTCAGCGTGGATCGCGGCGGCCGCCTCTTCCTCACCCTGCAGGGCGATGCCAACCGCGAGGTCTCGCAGCAGGAAATGGTGGCGAAGGTGAAGGCGTTCGTGAGCCAGCGGCCGGATGTGCCGGTGTACGTGGCCGGCGATGCCAACGCGCCCTACCAGACCGTCTACGACGTGCTGAGCACGCTGCAGACCGAGGCCGGCGTCACCCGCGCCGGGTTGATGAGCACGCCGGTCGAGCGCGCCGCGAAATGA
- the tolQ gene encoding protein TolQ — MQPMPAALQVTTQALDPVPVDAAAPAVAQAAPHAQGIDMLQLVLHASLPVQIVMVLLLLASIASWVIIIRKKKVLDRALREADAFEDRFWSGAELAKLYDSASRHQDGGMEAIFEAGFREFHKSRQRGSNDGRLQLEAAQRAMRATASREIDGLEQNLEFLANVGSISPYVGLFGTVWGIMISFQGLANVKEATIATVAPGISEALIATAMGLFAAIPAVWAYNRYATKVERVSVKYDAFSEEFSSILQRQTQID; from the coding sequence ATGCAGCCGATGCCCGCCGCCCTGCAAGTCACGACACAGGCCCTCGACCCGGTGCCGGTCGATGCCGCCGCGCCTGCGGTGGCGCAGGCCGCGCCGCACGCGCAGGGCATCGACATGCTGCAGCTGGTGCTGCACGCCTCGCTGCCGGTGCAGATCGTGATGGTGCTGCTGTTGCTGGCGTCGATCGCGTCCTGGGTCATCATCATCCGCAAGAAGAAGGTGCTCGACCGCGCGCTGCGCGAGGCCGATGCGTTCGAGGACCGGTTCTGGTCCGGGGCGGAGCTGGCCAAGCTTTACGACTCGGCCAGCCGCCATCAGGACGGCGGCATGGAAGCGATCTTCGAAGCCGGTTTCCGCGAATTCCACAAGTCGCGCCAGCGCGGCAGCAACGACGGCCGCCTGCAGCTGGAAGCCGCGCAGCGGGCGATGCGCGCCACCGCCTCGCGCGAGATCGACGGCCTGGAGCAGAACCTGGAGTTCCTCGCCAACGTCGGTTCGATCAGCCCCTATGTCGGCCTGTTCGGCACGGTGTGGGGCATCATGATTTCGTTCCAGGGCCTGGCCAACGTCAAGGAAGCGACCATCGCCACCGTCGCGCCCGGCATCTCCGAGGCGCTGATCGCCACCGCCATGGGCCTGTTCGCGGCCATCCCGGCGGTCTGGGCCTACAACCGCTACGCCACCAAGGTGGAGCGGGTGAGCGTGAAGTACGACGCGTTCTCCGAGGAGTTCTCCTCCATCCTGCAGCGCCAGACGCAGATCGACTGA
- the ybgC gene encoding tol-pal system-associated acyl-CoA thioesterase produces the protein MSEAAPFQWPVRVYWEDTDAGGVVYHAQYLAFMERARSEWMRAIGFGQDRLREDANLCFVVRAMSIDFRAPARLDDLLTVSVRLAQCRGASLVIDQEIRRGDALLVGASVRVAAVSADAFRPRPIPDALLAQLTPEPH, from the coding sequence TTGAGCGAGGCGGCGCCGTTCCAGTGGCCGGTGCGCGTCTACTGGGAAGACACCGATGCCGGCGGCGTGGTCTATCACGCGCAGTACCTGGCCTTCATGGAGCGCGCCCGCAGCGAGTGGATGCGCGCGATCGGCTTCGGGCAGGACCGCCTTCGCGAGGACGCCAATCTCTGCTTCGTGGTGCGCGCGATGTCGATCGACTTCCGCGCCCCGGCCAGGCTCGATGATCTGCTGACAGTCAGCGTGCGTCTTGCACAATGCCGCGGTGCCAGCCTGGTCATCGACCAGGAGATCCGGCGCGGCGACGCCCTGCTGGTCGGCGCGTCGGTGCGGGTCGCGGCGGTCTCGGCCGATGCCTTCCGCCCGCGCCCGATCCCCGATGCGCTGCTGGCGCAGTTGACCCCCGAACCCCATTGA
- the ruvB gene encoding Holliday junction branch migration DNA helicase RuvB: MSEERIIAADATREDDAAEASIRPKRLADYLGQQPVKEQMQIYIDAAKGRGESLDHVLIFGPPGLGKTTLSHVIANELGVSVRVTSGPVIERAGDLAALLTNLQPHDVLFIDEIHRLSPVVEEVLYPAMEDFQIDIMIGEGPAARSIKLDLPPFTLVGATTRAGLLTAPLRDRFGIVQRLEFYSVDELARIVTRSAQILGIACMAEGAAEIARRARGTPRIANRLLRRVRDYAQVRAGGTIDGEVAAAAMQMLKVDPEGFDDLDRRLLHLIIENFDGGPVGVESLAAALSEERGTLEDVIEPYLIQQGFLVRSARGRMATHKAYRHLGFRPKGEGGGLL; this comes from the coding sequence ATGAGCGAAGAACGCATCATCGCCGCCGACGCGACCCGCGAGGACGACGCGGCCGAGGCCAGCATCCGCCCGAAGCGCCTGGCCGATTATCTGGGCCAGCAGCCGGTCAAGGAGCAGATGCAGATCTATATCGACGCGGCCAAGGGGCGCGGAGAATCGCTGGACCATGTGCTGATTTTCGGGCCGCCGGGCCTGGGCAAGACCACGCTGTCGCACGTCATCGCCAACGAACTGGGCGTGAGCGTGCGCGTCACCAGCGGGCCGGTGATCGAACGCGCCGGCGACCTGGCCGCGCTGCTCACCAACCTGCAGCCGCACGACGTGCTGTTCATCGACGAGATCCACCGCCTCTCGCCCGTGGTCGAGGAAGTGCTGTACCCGGCGATGGAGGATTTCCAGATCGACATCATGATCGGCGAGGGCCCGGCCGCGCGTTCGATCAAGCTCGACCTGCCGCCGTTCACCCTGGTCGGCGCGACGACGCGCGCGGGCCTGCTCACCGCGCCGCTGCGCGACCGCTTCGGCATCGTGCAGCGGCTGGAGTTCTACAGCGTCGATGAACTCGCGCGCATCGTCACCCGCTCGGCGCAGATCCTCGGCATCGCCTGCATGGCCGAAGGCGCGGCGGAAATCGCCCGGCGCGCGCGTGGCACCCCGCGCATCGCCAACCGCCTGCTGCGCCGCGTGCGTGACTACGCGCAGGTGCGGGCCGGCGGCACCATCGATGGCGAAGTCGCGGCCGCCGCGATGCAGATGCTGAAGGTGGACCCGGAAGGCTTCGACGACCTCGACCGCCGCCTGCTGCATCTCATCATCGAGAACTTCGATGGCGGCCCGGTCGGCGTGGAATCACTCGCGGCGGCGCTCAGCGAAGAGCGCGGCACGCTGGAGGACGTCATCGAGCCCTACCTGATCCAGCAGGGTTTCCTGGTCCGCAGCGCGCGCGGGCGCATGGCCACGCACAAGGCCTACCGCCACCTCGGGTTCCGGCCCAAGGGCGAGGGCGGGGGGCTGCTTTGA